The Paenibacillus spongiae nucleotide sequence AATAAGTAGAGATGCATGCTAGGCGAATGGCATTGGTGACTATTCCCATTACGTTGAAACGGAGGTGCCACGGGTTGAGCAGCAACGACATCATCGTCAGTTTGGACATCGGTACATCCAAAGTTCGTGCTATTATTGGCGAAGTGCAAGGCGGAGCCATTAATATTATTGGAGTTGGATCTGCCGACTCGGAAGGTATTCGTAAAGGAGCCATCGTGGATATTGACCAAACCGTGCAATCCATCCGCAATGCGGTGGATCATGCGGAACGCATGGTTGGCATTCAAATAAGCGACGTTTACGTCGGCATTCAAGGCAATCATATCGGATTACAAACGAATCATGGCGTCGTAGCCGTGTCTAATGAAGACAGAGAGATCGGCGAAGACGATATTGATAGGGTGCTGCAGGCCGCTAAGGTAGTCGCGCTTCCACCGGAGAGAGAAATTATCAACCTGGTGCCGAAGCAATTTTTAGTAGATGGTCTCGAAGGCATATCAGACCCAAGCGGAATGATCGGCGTTCGCTTGGAAGTGGAAGCAACAGTCGTTACGGGAGCGAAGACGGCGATACATAACCTGGTCCGCTGTGTGGAGAAAGCGAATCTCCGCATTTCGGGAATCATCTTGATGTCGCTTGCTTCCGGTCAAATGTGTTTAACAAAGGATGAGAAAATGATGGGCACCGTGCTGGCCGATATCGGCGCGGGATCGTGCACGGTTGCGATCTTCGATCAAGGCAGCATCAGCGCCACATCGACGCTGCCGATCGGCGGCGAGTACGTTACAAGCGATATTTCTTACGGGCTTCGCACTCAGACGGAGCAAGCGGAGAAAATCAAGCAGAAATTTGGCTGCGCATTGCTGGACGATGCCGCAGAAGACCAGAAGTTCAAAGTGATGCGCATGGGCAGCAACGTCGAGAAGGAATTTTCGCAGGTCGACTTGGCGAATATTATCGAGCCCCGGATGCAGGAGATCTTTAGCCTCATCCGTCAAGAAGTGCGCCGGCTGGGCTACGGGGACAAGGTGAACGGATATGTGCTCACTGGCGGCTCCGTAACGATGCCAGGCACGCTTGCGCTTGCGCAAGCCGAATTGGAATCATCAGTACGCATAGCCGTACCCGATTATATCGGCGTTCGAGATCCGGCATTCACTAGCGGCGTAGGCATGATCCAATACGTTTCCAAATATATGCGTAACCGCACCGCCAGCGCTCCGAAGAAAACGACTAACCGGAAAGCGGGATCAACTGCGTCAACTAAGCCAGGACTATTCGAACGTCTGAAAAATATGTTTAGTGAATTTATTTGATCGGGGGAAACAACAGAATGTTGGAGTTTGATTTTGAAATGGAGCAGCTGGCGCAAATTAAGGTCATCGGCGTCGGCGGCGGCGGTAGCAATGCTGTCAATCGAATGATTGAGAACGGCGTCAAAGGCGTTGAATTTATAACGGTTAATACGGACGCGCAAGCGCTCCATATGGCGAAATCCGAGCAGAAGCTGCAAATCGGGGACAAGCTTACCCGAGGGCTTGGAGCCGGTGCTAATCCGGAAGTCGGCAAGAAAGCGGCGGAGGAATCACGCGAGAGCGTGATGAACACGCTCAAGGGCGCCGATATGGTATTCGTCACGGCAGGTATGGGTGGCGGTACGGGAACAGGCGCCGCTCCGGTCATTGCGGAAATTGCACGCGAGTGCGGGGCATTGACGGTCGGCGTTGTGACGCGTCCCTTTACATTTGAAGGACGCAAGCGCTCGGGTCAAGCCGAGATGGGCATTGAAGCGCTGAAAGAGAAAGTAGACACGTTGATCGTTATCCCGAATGATCGTCTTCTAGAAATCGTCGATAAGAAAACGCCGATGCTGGAAGCGTTCCGGGAAGCCGATAACGTATTGAAGCAGGCGGTGCAGGGCATTTCCGACCTGATCGCCGTACCGGGACTGATCAACCTCGACTTTGCCGACGTAAAGACGATCATGACCGAGCGCGGCTCCGCCTTGATGGGGATCGGCGCAGCGACAGGCGAGAACCGCGCAGCAGAAGCTGCACGCAAAGCGATTCAAAGCCCATTGCTGGAAACTTCCATCGACGGCGCCCGCGGCATTATCATGAATATTACCGGCGGGTCGAACCTGTCGCTCTATGAAGTCAATGAAGCAGCCGAAATCGTCATCGCCGCCTCCGATCCGGAAGTGAACATGATTTTTGGCGCAAGCATCGACGAAAACTTGAAAGAAGACATTAAGGTGACGGTTATTGCAACAGGCTTTGAACACCGAGGCGCACCTAGCATAATCCGTACGCCTGGCACGCAGACAGCAAGCGAAGCAAGCAGCGGCGAGACGCGTCAGCCGTCAGCCGGCGCCGCTCCGAAGACGTTCAGCGGCTCTTCAGCGAGCGATCAGCTGGATATCCCGGCTTTCCTGCGTAACCGTCGTAATAACGACCGCTAGACTTCTTCACGGACAAGAACCCCAACACTCCCGATCAGGGAGTGTTGGGGTTCTTGGTTATCCCGTCTTTTTTTATCCCCATGAGAGTCCTTGTATTGCTTTAGGCGACACGCCGGCATGCTTCTTGATTTCCGTGACTATTCCGATCACAATCCCGGCAAGAGCTGTCTTTCGCAGCGGTGCCCGTTTCACCTATCCGCTTCCGGATCCGGCCGATACCGTACTGCTTATGGAATTGAAAGAATAGAATGCTTATGGCTGTCCGATAAGGTCGAATGAGACCGAAGGGACAGTCTTTTTGTGCAGCGATACGGCATTCAGATCGTATGATCCCGCGGCGGCGTCAGCTACACTCCCGTTAATCCCCAATCGACACCCTCGACAAAAAAAGATCGCTGCTGACGGCATGTTTAGACAGACATTGTAATAGGATTTAAATATACTAGACACAAGCCGCCGGACCACCGCCTTCGCGGGAGCAGATCAGGCGGCATTGGGGCTCAGCAGCAGGAGGGTGAACGCCCTGGATGCGGTCTACGTCGATGTCTTATTTCTGATGAATGTGCTCATTAACGGCTCCACCTTACTGCTGACCGCTTGGGTTCGAGGCGTTCGAGCCAGGTGGTGGCGGGTCTTGCTGTCCGCATCGCTCGGCGCCGTTTATGCCGTGATGCTCGTGTTTCCATCGTTAAACCTGCTATTTTCCATTCCGCTCAAATTGTTGTTCTCCATCATGATGCTTCTTGTTGCATTCGGATTTGGAAGCGTGCAGTTGTTCCTTCGTTATATCGGCGCGTTCTATGCCGTCAATTTTGCGATCGGAGGCACCGTATTCGGACTGCAGTATTTGCTCATGAACGGCTCCAATCGGTTATGGGATTCCATGTGGATCGTAAACGGGAATGTACATACCGAATTAAAGCTAAGCACCGCATTTCTGTTGTCCTCCGTCTGTATCGGCTTGTATATTTACCGGTCGGTCATGGTTTTCCGCAAGGAAAAAGCGCTTGTGCAGACCCATCTTGCGGAGGTGTGCGTGACGATCGGCGACCGTCAGCAGCGGTGTACAGGTCTGATTGATACGGGCAACCAGCTCTATGAACCGCTGACGAGAACGCCGGTTATGGTAATGGAAGCCTCGCTCTGGCAGGCTGATTTGCCCGCCTCGTGGCTCCTGGGAATCAAAGAGGCGCAGGTCGACAAGCTGATCGCGCATATGGACGCAAGCGAATCCGCTTGGCAGGATCGGCTGCGGCTGGTGCCTTACCGGGGAATTAACCGCGGCGCTCAGTTTATGCTCGCCATCAAACCGGACCGGGTGGTCATCGAGCGGGAGGATGAAACATTCGAATCAACGAAAGTGCTCATCGGCCTTGATGCCGGAAAGCTTGTCGCAGATGGGGCCTATCGGGCAATAATCCATCCGTCGCTGCTGCAAAATCGGATCGTAAGCGAATGAAGCCGTACACAGTTCTCCGAGGAGGGATGGAGCATCATGCTCGTCAAATGGAAATTGATCCTGCAGTTATATTATTATCGCGTTTTATTTTTATTCGGGTTAAAGAGCGAAGAAATATATTATATCGGCGGAAGCGAGGCGCTGCCCCCTCCTCTGACTCGCGAGGAAGAGGAGTATTTGCTGGAGAAGCTGCCTTCCGGCGATACCGCGATCCGTGCGATGCTCATCGAACGCAACCTGAGGCTTGTCGTATATATTGCGCGCAAATTCGAGAATACGGGCATCCATATCGAGGATCTCGTATCGATCGGCGCGATCGGATTGATCAAAGCGGTGAATACATTCGATCCCGAGAAGAAAATTAAGCTGGCTACCTATGCATCGCGCTGCATTGAGAATGAAATCCTGATGTACCTCCGGCGCAACAGCAAGACCCGTACGGAAGTATCCTTCGATGAGCCGCTGAATATCGACTGGGACGGCAACGAGCTGCTTCTCTCCGATGTGCTCGGAACCGAGAACGATACCATCTACCGCAACATCGAGGAGCAGGTGGACCGCAAGCTGCTGCACAAGGCGCTCGACAAGCTGACGGAACGGGAGCGGATCATTATGGAGCTTCGGTTCGGGCTCGCCGATGGCGAAGAGAAGACGCAGAAGGATGTGGCGGACCTGCTCGGCATTTCGCAATCGTATATTTCCAGACTGGAGAAACGGATCATCAAGCGGCTGCGCAAAGAGTTCAATAAGATGGTTTGAGGACAATCAAGAGCCTGAGAACAAGTGAAAATATTTTGTCAAGACCCCCTTCCCGGGAAAGGGCATGAACCTGATTTTTACCCGTCAATACACGGCTTCGACCTTCGTTTTCGAGGGGACGGAGCCGTTTTTGCATGGGGAATAAAATGGGGCTTCGAGGAGATAATGAACATTAATGTTTCTCCTTGGGAGGTAATCACGTTGACCCGAAACAAAGTCGAGATTTGTGGAGTGGATACCGCGAAACTGCCTGTTCTGACGAATGCCGAGATGCGAGAGCTGTTCACCGCATTGCAGACGAAGAATGAATGGGCAGCCAGAGAGAAATTGGTCAATGGCAACTTGAGGCTGGTGCTCAGTGTCATTCAGCGGTTTAATAACCGCGGTGAGTTCGTCGACGATTTGTTCCAGGTCGGCTGTATCGGACTGATGAAGGCGATCGACAATTTCGATCTAGGTCAGAACGTTAAATTTTCGACATATGCCGTGCCAATGATTATCGGCGAGATCCGCCGGTACTTGCGGGATAACAATCCAATCCGTGTTTCACGCAGCCTGCGGGATATCGCCTATAAGGCGCTGCAGGTACGGGACAGCTTAACGAACAAGAATTCGCGGGAACCGACGATTTTTGAAATTTCTGAAGCGCTCAATGTTCCGAAGGAAGATGTCGTCTTCGCGCTAGATGCCATTCAGGACCCGGTATCGTTGTTCGAACCGATTTATCATGACGGGGGCGACCCGATCTATGTGATGGATCAGATCAGCGACGATAAGAATAAGGACGTTTCCTGGATTGAGGAAATCGCGCTTCGGGAAGCGATGCATAAGCTGAATGACAGGGAAAAGATGATCCTGTCGATGCGCTTCTTCGAAGGCAAGACCCAGATGGAGGTCGCGGACGAAATCGGGATTTCGCAGGCGCAGGTGTCGCGGCTGGAGAAATCGGCCATTCAACAGATGCAGAAGCATGTTAAAGTCTAAACGGCGCAGCTAGCGCCGTTTTTTATATGGGGCGGCATATGGACGGCGGGGAACAGGTTATTTTGTGCGCATCAGGACATTTTGCCCGAAATCCACATATACTAGAAGTATAGGCAAAATGGACGACAATCCCGATGGAAAAGTGGTGATCGGCATATGAAAATATCCGATTTTCAAACGAAGGACGTCATCAATATCGTCGATGGCCGCAAGCTCGGCCAAGTGAGCGATCTGGAGCTTGATCTCAGGCAAGGGCGGATCGACTCGATCGTCGTTCCGAATTTCACGAAGTTCTTCGGTCTGTTCGGCGGCGGAACGGATGTCGTTATCCCCTGGCGGAATATTGTGAAGATTGGGGCGGATGTCGTGCTCGTGCGCATCGACGACGCCAAAGTTCTTCGGGGCGAAGAAGAGGAGCAAGCCGCGCGTTGATCCTCGCCCGAAGTCGCCGGATATGACGGGAGATTCATAAATAACATCTTGGCCAGCTCTCCGGCGTATTCAAGTGTTCGCATGCCGATCCTTAGCTGTGGTACACTGTTTGCGAGGTGAAATTCGGATGGAACCGTTTAAACATGTAGAAACGGCGAAGGGACCTTCGCTTTTTTTGTTGCCGGAATGGATGGCGCTAAAGGAAGGATTAACGGCAGGTTTCACAGGGCGGCACGGCGGGGCAAGCGCTGCGCCATGGGAGTCGCTCAACTGCGGTCTTCATGTCGGTGACCGCGACGAGGCAGTTCTGGATAACCGCAGACGGCTCGCGGAAGCGCTGCAATGGCCTTATGAGGCATGGACATGCGCCGAGCAGGTTCATGGAAATCGGGTTTATCGGGTTACCCGGGAGGACCGCGGCAAAGGGCGGGACAGCCGGGTAACAGCCGTTCAGGATACGGATGCGATTATGACGGCGGATAAGGATGTACTGCTGACCTCTTTCTATGCGGACTGTGTGCCGCTGTATTTCTTCGACCCGGTTCAAGAGGCGGTCGCACTCGCCCATGCCGGCTGGAAAGGGACGGCGCTGGAGATTGCGCGCCATACCGTTGAAGCGATGTCGGAAGCTTACGGATGCCAGCCGGCAAACATTCGAGGCGGTATTGGTCCTTCGATCGGCTTATGCTGCTATGAGGTCGACGCTGCGGTGCTTGGCCGGATGGATCCGCTGATCCGCGAGCTTGACGCCCTCTTGAAGGCAAGCGGGTTTGAAGCAGGGCCGATCGCGCAGCCCACATCAGAAGGCAAAGCAAGGATAAACTTGAAAGAATTGAACCGACAGATTATGATAAAAGCAGGAATTTTGCCGATGCATATCGAATTATCAGAGTGGTGTACAGGCTGCCGGACGGATCTCTTCTTCTCCCATCGCATGGAAGGGGGACAAACCGGACGGATGGTCAGCTGGATCGGCATGGGAAGAGGTGAAGGAACCGCGTGACATTGCAGGAACGAATGGAAGCGGTGGAGCAGCGTCTCGCTGAAGCGTGCCGGAGAAGCGGCAGACGGCGGGAAGAAATTCAGTTGATTGCAGTAACCAAGTATGTCGGCACGGAGGAGACGAAGAACGTGCTGCGCCACGGACTTGTCCACCTGGGCGAGAATCGCTGGCAGAATGCCTCCGAGAAGTGGCACGCCATCTCCGGCACGGAGTCCGGGGAGCCATTGCCTGCAGGACAAGCCGTATGGCATTTTATCGGATCTCTCCAAACGAATAAAGTCAAGGACGTCATCGGAAAGTTTACATACATTCATTCCTTGGACCGCTTGTCGCTTGCCCAGGCGATCGAACGGCGGGCCGAGCAGCTGGGAATCGTTGTGCCTTGCTTCATTCAGGTTAATGTATCCGGCGAGGACAGCAAGCATGGATTGGCGCCGGAAGCTTTGCAGGCCTTCGCTAAGGAGCTGGCCGATATGCCCCATATCGAGCCGGTCGGCCTCATGACGATGGCGCCGATCGATTCGGATGGCGAGCAATCCAGGCCGACCTTTCGCGGGCTCCGGCTGCTGCGGGATGAACTGAACGAACGGGCTGTCCTGCGCAAGCCTATTAGCGGGCTGTCGATGGGAATGTCCGGCGATTTCGAGATCGCCGTTGAAGAAGGCGCCAATTGGCTGCGCCTCGGTACGATACTGGTGGGCAATGGGTAATGAAGGAAAGAACCGGTTATGAACAAGTCATAAGAGGGAGGCGGATACGGTGAGCGTAATGAATAAATTTATGAACTTTTTCGGGCTGCAGGAAGAAGAGGAGATCGTCGAGCGAGAGCGGGTCGCACAGAACCAGCAGCAGGAAGAGCAGGAGGTTGAAACTTCTCCGTTCGAGGCACGTAAACAAACAACAAAAGCTAACAATGTTGTCAGCATTCATTCCCAGAAGAATATCCGTGTGATCCTTCACGAACCGAGGTCCTATGATGAAGCACAGGAAATAGCCGATCACCTGAAAAACCGTCGGTCGGTCGTCGTGAACTTACAGCGTGTCCGGCACGATATCGCGGTTCGGATCGTCGATTTCCTCGGCGGTACCGTATACGCATTGGGCGGCGGCATATCGAAGCTCGGGCCGAATATCTTTTTGTGCACGCCGGATTCGGTTGAAATTCAAGGCACCATTTCGGAAATGCTGACAGAAGAGTCTGATTACAAAAAAATGAGGTGACCTTGATTGGCGGAAATTACACAATTTATATGGTATCTTGAACAAATATACACCTTCATGATCATCGGCTACGTCCTGCTCTCATGGCTGCCTAATGCGCGAGAGAGCTTTATCGGCGTATGGCTGGGCAAGCTGGTTGAGCCTTATCTGACGCCATTTAGGCGGATCATCCCTCCGATCGGCGGCATGCTCGACATCTCGCCAATCGTTGCGATCTTCGCGCTTCAATTCGTCGCATATGGGATTATCGCGGTCATCGGCTTCTTCGTATGACGAAGCAGAATCTATATGTTCACTTCCATCCGGACGAGCGGCCGTTTGTCGACCGGGTCTCGGAATGGATGGAACGGGCCGCATATGGACATGAGATGAAGAGAACCGATTTTCTCGATCCGAGGCAAGCCGAGATCGTCGGCAGCTTAGCGAACCGTATGCCGGAAGTGCAGCTGAAGCTTTCAGGCGGCTATGAGGGCGCGGAACGGAAGCGGGCCCTTATCGCACCTGAGTACCGGATGCTGGACGATGAGCCAGACGGCGTTGCGCTCCTGCGCATTACCGCATCTTCGCAAGGCCACTTGGAGCTGGAGCATGGCGATTATTTGGGCGCTCTGCTCGGCCTCGGCATCAAACGCGACCGGATCGGGGATCTTCATATCCATGAAGATTTCTGTCACTGCCTGCTGGCTGAAGAAATCGCCGATTACATCAATATTCATTTGCGGCAAGTCCACCGGGTTCATGTCTTGACCGACATCGTCCCTTTATCCGATTTGCGCATCGCCGAAGCGGATTTAGAGGAAATGAGCCTATCGGTGGCTTCTTTGCGTCTTGACGGGATTGCCAGCGACGTGCATCGCGTTAGCCGTGCCAAAATCGTCGACCCGATCCGCGCGGGACGATGCCGGATCAATTGGAAGGTTGAAGAGGATCCGTCCGCGCCGCTTAAGGAAGGCGATGTCGTTTCCATGCAGGGCCTGGGCCGCTTCAAGGTGCTAGGCGTCGAAGGCATGACGAAGAAAGGCCGGCAGCGCGTGAGGATCGGTAAATTTATATAACGGATTGCAGGAATTTAAGCGAATCTGTCGAAAATACTGAATAAAATCTTTACTTCGCCTTATAACGTTTAGGAGGTGCGCCAATGCCGTTAACGCCATTGGACATACACAACAAGGAATTCGGCAGACGTCTTCGCGGCTATGATGAAGACGAGGTGAATGAGTTTCTCGATCAAGTCATTAAAGACTATGAGCTGCTTATCCGTGAGAATAAAGAGTTGCAGAACCATTCGCTTGCTCTTCAGGAGAAGCTGAACCACTTCGCGAATATTGAAGAGACGCTCAGCAAGACGATTATCGTGGCGCAGGAAGCCGCGGACGATCTGAAGAACAATGCCAAGAAGGAAGCGCAGCTGATCGTGAAGGAAGCGGAGAAGAATGCAGACCGCATCATTAACGAATCGCTCGCCAAGTCGCGCAAGGTTTCGCTTGAAGTGGAGGAGCTGAAGAAGCAAGCTTCCATCTACCGCGCGCGGTTCCGTACGCTGGTTGAAGCGCAGCTTGATTTGTTAAGCTTGGAAGGTTGGGACTCGCTGGACGGCAACGGGCAAGTGAAGAGTGAAATCGCACGCGGTTCATAATCAAGGGGCTTTCGCTCGCATTGACTTTTGATAAAGTTTGGCGTATAACTAGAAATAATCCATTTTAATTTAGTCGATCATCGTTGACGAGAACGAGTAGGCTGATGCCGTTTGTACTCCAGAGAGCCGGTGCGTTGCTGAAAGCCGGTGTGCAAACCTTAGCCGAATATCCTCTCCGAGATGCAGCGCCGAATGCCATGTTCGCGATAAGCGCTGCCGGAAGCCCACCGTTACAGGGGACGCAGATGTATACATCTGTGATCAAGGTGCCGCTTAGTCGGTGCAGGTGCTGTTTTCATAAGTGAGAACGGAAGCTGCAGATGACGATGCGGAACAAGGGTGGTAACGCGAGCCAAGCCTCGTCCCTTTACAGGGATGCGGCTTTTTTTGTTTTCATTTATCGAAAGGGGTTGTTTGAAGCCATGCAGCGTGTAGATGTGAAGGAAAAGGCCAGAAGCCGCGATTTGAGAGTGCTGGCCAAGTGG carries:
- a CDS encoding YggT family protein gives rise to the protein MIIGYVLLSWLPNARESFIGVWLGKLVEPYLTPFRRIIPPIGGMLDISPIVAIFALQFVAYGIIAVIGFFV
- the sigE gene encoding RNA polymerase sporulation sigma factor SigE; translated protein: MLVKWKLILQLYYYRVLFLFGLKSEEIYYIGGSEALPPPLTREEEEYLLEKLPSGDTAIRAMLIERNLRLVVYIARKFENTGIHIEDLVSIGAIGLIKAVNTFDPEKKIKLATYASRCIENEILMYLRRNSKTRTEVSFDEPLNIDWDGNELLLSDVLGTENDTIYRNIEEQVDRKLLHKALDKLTERERIIMELRFGLADGEEKTQKDVADLLGISQSYISRLEKRIIKRLRKEFNKMV
- a CDS encoding DivIVA domain-containing protein — translated: MPLTPLDIHNKEFGRRLRGYDEDEVNEFLDQVIKDYELLIRENKELQNHSLALQEKLNHFANIEETLSKTIIVAQEAADDLKNNAKKEAQLIVKEAEKNADRIINESLAKSRKVSLEVEELKKQASIYRARFRTLVEAQLDLLSLEGWDSLDGNGQVKSEIARGS
- a CDS encoding YggS family pyridoxal phosphate-dependent enzyme gives rise to the protein MTLQERMEAVEQRLAEACRRSGRRREEIQLIAVTKYVGTEETKNVLRHGLVHLGENRWQNASEKWHAISGTESGEPLPAGQAVWHFIGSLQTNKVKDVIGKFTYIHSLDRLSLAQAIERRAEQLGIVVPCFIQVNVSGEDSKHGLAPEALQAFAKELADMPHIEPVGLMTMAPIDSDGEQSRPTFRGLRLLRDELNERAVLRKPISGLSMGMSGDFEIAVEEGANWLRLGTILVGNG
- a CDS encoding YlmC/YmxH family sporulation protein translates to MKISDFQTKDVINIVDGRKLGQVSDLELDLRQGRIDSIVVPNFTKFFGLFGGGTDVVIPWRNIVKIGADVVLVRIDDAKVLRGEEEEQAAR
- the spoIIGA gene encoding sigma-E processing peptidase SpoIIGA gives rise to the protein MNALDAVYVDVLFLMNVLINGSTLLLTAWVRGVRARWWRVLLSASLGAVYAVMLVFPSLNLLFSIPLKLLFSIMMLLVAFGFGSVQLFLRYIGAFYAVNFAIGGTVFGLQYLLMNGSNRLWDSMWIVNGNVHTELKLSTAFLLSSVCIGLYIYRSVMVFRKEKALVQTHLAEVCVTIGDRQQRCTGLIDTGNQLYEPLTRTPVMVMEASLWQADLPASWLLGIKEAQVDKLIAHMDASESAWQDRLRLVPYRGINRGAQFMLAIKPDRVVIEREDETFESTKVLIGLDAGKLVADGAYRAIIHPSLLQNRIVSE
- the sigG gene encoding RNA polymerase sporulation sigma factor SigG encodes the protein MTRNKVEICGVDTAKLPVLTNAEMRELFTALQTKNEWAAREKLVNGNLRLVLSVIQRFNNRGEFVDDLFQVGCIGLMKAIDNFDLGQNVKFSTYAVPMIIGEIRRYLRDNNPIRVSRSLRDIAYKALQVRDSLTNKNSREPTIFEISEALNVPKEDVVFALDAIQDPVSLFEPIYHDGGDPIYVMDQISDDKNKDVSWIEEIALREAMHKLNDREKMILSMRFFEGKTQMEVADEIGISQAQVSRLEKSAIQQMQKHVKV
- the ftsA gene encoding cell division protein FtsA, which translates into the protein MSSNDIIVSLDIGTSKVRAIIGEVQGGAINIIGVGSADSEGIRKGAIVDIDQTVQSIRNAVDHAERMVGIQISDVYVGIQGNHIGLQTNHGVVAVSNEDREIGEDDIDRVLQAAKVVALPPEREIINLVPKQFLVDGLEGISDPSGMIGVRLEVEATVVTGAKTAIHNLVRCVEKANLRISGIILMSLASGQMCLTKDEKMMGTVLADIGAGSCTVAIFDQGSISATSTLPIGGEYVTSDISYGLRTQTEQAEKIKQKFGCALLDDAAEDQKFKVMRMGSNVEKEFSQVDLANIIEPRMQEIFSLIRQEVRRLGYGDKVNGYVLTGGSVTMPGTLALAQAELESSVRIAVPDYIGVRDPAFTSGVGMIQYVSKYMRNRTASAPKKTTNRKAGSTASTKPGLFERLKNMFSEFI
- the pgeF gene encoding peptidoglycan editing factor PgeF, translated to MEPFKHVETAKGPSLFLLPEWMALKEGLTAGFTGRHGGASAAPWESLNCGLHVGDRDEAVLDNRRRLAEALQWPYEAWTCAEQVHGNRVYRVTREDRGKGRDSRVTAVQDTDAIMTADKDVLLTSFYADCVPLYFFDPVQEAVALAHAGWKGTALEIARHTVEAMSEAYGCQPANIRGGIGPSIGLCCYEVDAAVLGRMDPLIRELDALLKASGFEAGPIAQPTSEGKARINLKELNRQIMIKAGILPMHIELSEWCTGCRTDLFFSHRMEGGQTGRMVSWIGMGRGEGTA
- the ftsZ gene encoding cell division protein FtsZ, with product MLEFDFEMEQLAQIKVIGVGGGGSNAVNRMIENGVKGVEFITVNTDAQALHMAKSEQKLQIGDKLTRGLGAGANPEVGKKAAEESRESVMNTLKGADMVFVTAGMGGGTGTGAAPVIAEIARECGALTVGVVTRPFTFEGRKRSGQAEMGIEALKEKVDTLIVIPNDRLLEIVDKKTPMLEAFREADNVLKQAVQGISDLIAVPGLINLDFADVKTIMTERGSALMGIGAATGENRAAEAARKAIQSPLLETSIDGARGIIMNITGGSNLSLYEVNEAAEIVIAASDPEVNMIFGASIDENLKEDIKVTVIATGFEHRGAPSIIRTPGTQTASEASSGETRQPSAGAAPKTFSGSSASDQLDIPAFLRNRRNNDR
- a CDS encoding cell division protein SepF: MSVMNKFMNFFGLQEEEEIVERERVAQNQQQEEQEVETSPFEARKQTTKANNVVSIHSQKNIRVILHEPRSYDEAQEIADHLKNRRSVVVNLQRVRHDIAVRIVDFLGGTVYALGGGISKLGPNIFLCTPDSVEIQGTISEMLTEESDYKKMR
- a CDS encoding YlmH family RNA-binding protein; the encoded protein is MTKQNLYVHFHPDERPFVDRVSEWMERAAYGHEMKRTDFLDPRQAEIVGSLANRMPEVQLKLSGGYEGAERKRALIAPEYRMLDDEPDGVALLRITASSQGHLELEHGDYLGALLGLGIKRDRIGDLHIHEDFCHCLLAEEIADYINIHLRQVHRVHVLTDIVPLSDLRIAEADLEEMSLSVASLRLDGIASDVHRVSRAKIVDPIRAGRCRINWKVEEDPSAPLKEGDVVSMQGLGRFKVLGVEGMTKKGRQRVRIGKFI